A genomic window from Prochlorococcus sp. RS04 includes:
- the dapF gene encoding diaminopimelate epimerase has protein sequence MKNITFEKYQGNGNDFVIIDSRGNELYKNFKTNKKFDIKKICNRQFGIGADGVIFIEEPNEDNYAKMIIFNSDGSEAQMCGNGIRCLVEYLHVNDSMNNKNIEYKIETKAGLKIAKYINDEITVKMGVPILECQNIPTTIEKKINSIPSHEFIEKDFNNMGYAVGMGNPHLIFFVKDIESIVLSRLGPIFEKNQLFPEKTNVHFCQILNRDNIKVKVWERGAGATLACGTGACAIHVAAYKLGLCNSQTIVTLPGGNLKIDWSKDDCEVMMTGNAKKVFSGSILVN, from the coding sequence ATGAAAAATATAACTTTTGAAAAATATCAAGGTAACGGTAATGATTTCGTAATAATAGATTCTAGAGGAAATGAATTATATAAAAATTTCAAGACAAATAAAAAATTTGATATAAAAAAAATTTGCAACAGGCAATTTGGTATTGGAGCAGATGGTGTGATTTTTATAGAAGAACCTAATGAAGATAATTATGCAAAAATGATAATTTTTAATTCTGATGGTTCTGAAGCACAAATGTGTGGAAACGGAATTAGGTGTTTAGTTGAATATCTCCACGTAAATGATTCAATGAATAATAAAAATATAGAATATAAAATTGAGACTAAAGCAGGTTTAAAAATTGCAAAATATATAAATGATGAAATTACAGTAAAAATGGGAGTTCCAATTTTAGAATGTCAAAATATTCCAACAACAATTGAAAAAAAAATAAATTCAATTCCTTCACACGAATTTATTGAGAAAGATTTTAATAATATGGGTTATGCCGTAGGGATGGGAAATCCTCATTTAATATTCTTTGTAAAAGACATAGAGTCAATTGTTCTCTCCAGACTTGGTCCTATATTTGAAAAAAATCAATTATTTCCTGAAAAAACTAATGTACATTTTTGTCAGATTTTAAATAGAGATAATATCAAAGTAAAAGTATGGGAAAGGGGTGCAGGAGCAACCTTAGCTTGTGGAACAGGTGCCTGTGCTATCCATGTAGCAGCTTATAAGTTAGGCCTTTGTAATTCACAAACCATAGTAACCTTACCAGGAGGTAATCTTAAAATTGATTGGTCAAAAGACGATTGTGAAGTAATGATGACCGGTAATGCTAAAAAGGTTTTCTCAGGATCAATATTAGTAAATTAA
- a CDS encoding cysteine desulfurase family protein translates to MENNFIYLDNASTTPLSENVLNIINSTYKNYWHNPSSTYELGINCSTYLEQIRSKIAYIFEADAEDIIFTSGSSESTNIVFNNIYENFKNARVVISNVEHQATNICANKLRKQNWDIYEWAVNNDGILNISNIENILNKDTKLVSIIWGQSEIGTIQPVQFIGTKCEELNIMFHLDGTQILSNGIFSWKDLRCDFLSLSAHKFGGPKGIGILLTKEKSRQILKNNDISLTQEFSIRQGTQALPLIAGMYESLKNIKGKIKLYDYITEFPSNNINKLKNYFYQKIKDNNHIKITGSINHRLPNHISFLLLNKLFEPIRAYKIVNFMSENKIAISSGSACSSSSGKPSSTLKNIGLKDDELYSNIRVTLGSINNKSEIDKFLELIQKCIEKF, encoded by the coding sequence ATGGAAAATAATTTTATTTATTTAGATAATGCATCCACAACTCCATTATCTGAGAATGTTTTAAATATAATTAATTCAACTTACAAGAATTATTGGCATAACCCTTCATCTACATATGAGCTAGGGATAAATTGCTCTACATATCTTGAACAAATTAGATCTAAAATTGCTTATATATTTGAAGCAGATGCAGAGGATATAATTTTTACATCTGGTTCTTCGGAATCGACAAATATTGTATTTAATAATATTTATGAGAACTTTAAAAATGCTAGGGTTGTTATTTCAAATGTTGAACATCAAGCAACAAATATTTGTGCTAATAAACTAAGAAAACAAAATTGGGATATTTACGAATGGGCGGTAAATAATGATGGAATTTTAAATATTTCTAATATCGAAAACATTTTAAACAAAGATACTAAGCTTGTATCAATTATTTGGGGACAAAGTGAAATTGGGACAATACAACCTGTTCAATTTATTGGTACCAAATGTGAAGAATTAAATATAATGTTTCATTTAGATGGAACTCAAATATTAAGTAATGGAATATTCAGTTGGAAAGATCTTAGATGTGATTTTTTAAGTTTATCTGCTCATAAATTTGGAGGTCCAAAAGGGATCGGTATTCTTTTAACAAAAGAAAAGTCTAGACAAATTTTAAAAAATAATGACATATCACTTACTCAGGAATTTTCAATTAGACAAGGGACACAAGCTTTGCCATTAATCGCTGGAATGTATGAATCATTAAAGAATATTAAAGGAAAAATAAAATTATATGATTACATAACTGAATTCCCTTCTAATAATATTAATAAACTCAAAAATTATTTTTATCAAAAAATTAAGGATAATAATCATATAAAGATTACGGGTAGTATAAACCATAGACTTCCCAATCATATTTCGTTTCTACTATTAAATAAACTATTTGAGCCTATAAGGGCCTATAAGATTGTTAATTTCATGTCAGAAAATAAAATAGCCATAAGTAGTGGAAGTGCTTGTTCAAGTTCATCTGGGAAACCTAGCTCAACACTTAAAAATATTGGTTTAAAAGATGATGAACTATATTCAAATATTCGTGTTACTTTAGGTTCAATAAACAATAAGTCAGAAATAGATAAATTTTTAGAACTTATTCAAAAATGTATTGAAAAATTTTAA
- a CDS encoding DUF1995 family protein: protein METNYRLPKDLNESLKNMEDAIIPSLLDSNKRFTIEFNFEGLKFNRIGITIYKILSKNNNVFITFADQGAVALAQRDYPDIKDKIFTFKSFNESNNINNIDSAMISILPQPYDFDSFEPMSDNYQGTHYSLNPKFEDANIGIGSVIRERRKNFVKTWKNIYFLQPLNKAALMHIYPNNWLLFKEENKRYFFKKEFEIKPDNESIFVNL from the coding sequence ATGGAAACCAATTACAGACTACCTAAAGATTTAAATGAATCTCTTAAGAATATGGAGGATGCAATTATTCCAAGTTTATTAGATTCAAATAAAAGATTTACTATAGAATTTAATTTTGAAGGATTGAAGTTTAATAGAATTGGAATAACTATTTACAAGATATTGTCTAAAAATAATAATGTATTTATAACATTTGCGGATCAAGGTGCTGTGGCTTTGGCACAAAGAGACTATCCAGATATCAAAGATAAAATTTTTACTTTTAAATCATTTAATGAATCAAATAATATAAATAATATAGATAGTGCAATGATATCGATACTACCTCAGCCATATGATTTCGATTCATTTGAACCAATGTCTGATAATTATCAAGGTACGCATTATTCATTAAATCCAAAATTTGAAGATGCCAATATTGGCATAGGCAGTGTTATTAGAGAGCGACGTAAAAACTTTGTCAAAACATGGAAAAATATTTATTTTCTGCAGCCTTTAAATAAAGCTGCTCTTATGCATATTTATCCAAATAACTGGTTGCTATTCAAAGAAGAAAATAAAAGATATTTTTTTAAAAAAGAATTTGAAATTAAACCCGACAATGAATCTATTTTTGTAAATTTATAG